From a region of the Chthonomonas sp. genome:
- a CDS encoding serine hydrolase, with amino-acid sequence MLAALALCMTMNRPAEPKLVPSASLQVQCEKAVRAVMDKFQGDGLVTDKLALTVVRVASDSQCLTASVRGDVSIYPASVVKLCYLAYGAHQLQAGKIKLTPEIERQFTDMIVESDNDATGAVVDLLTGTTSGPELAPKAFQEWSDRRQVVNKWFASRGYQGIYACQKTWYSGPYGRERQSYGASYENRNKLTTNATARLMLEVKHGAIADEKWTTWMLAKLSRKNPADFADADGQAKNYIGGALPKGAKLWSKAGWTSTARHDCAYVELPSGEMLVIVIFTEGVAAQTDIIPTLAKELIARVTG; translated from the coding sequence ATGTTGGCCGCGCTCGCCCTCTGCATGACCATGAACAGACCCGCCGAACCCAAACTCGTCCCAAGCGCATCGCTCCAGGTCCAATGTGAGAAGGCGGTTCGTGCGGTCATGGATAAGTTTCAGGGAGATGGACTGGTCACCGACAAGCTCGCCTTGACGGTGGTCCGCGTTGCGTCGGATTCTCAGTGCCTCACCGCTTCCGTTCGCGGCGATGTATCGATCTATCCAGCGAGCGTCGTGAAGCTGTGCTACCTGGCGTACGGAGCGCACCAATTGCAGGCCGGGAAGATCAAACTCACGCCCGAGATTGAGCGGCAATTCACGGACATGATTGTGGAGAGCGACAACGATGCGACTGGCGCGGTGGTCGATCTATTGACGGGGACCACGAGCGGCCCCGAATTGGCCCCGAAGGCGTTCCAGGAGTGGTCCGACAGGCGGCAAGTCGTCAACAAATGGTTCGCAAGCCGCGGCTATCAGGGCATCTACGCGTGCCAAAAGACTTGGTATAGCGGTCCCTACGGCCGCGAGCGACAGAGCTACGGTGCAAGCTACGAGAACCGCAACAAGCTCACCACCAATGCGACCGCGCGCTTGATGCTCGAGGTCAAGCACGGCGCGATCGCCGATGAGAAGTGGACGACATGGATGCTGGCCAAGCTCTCGCGCAAGAATCCTGCCGACTTTGCTGATGCCGACGGTCAGGCGAAGAACTACATCGGCGGTGCACTACCCAAAGGAGCGAAGCTCTGGAGCAAAGCGGGCTGGACAAGCACCGCGCGACACGATTGCGCCTACGTCGAGCTGCCGAGCGGAGAAATGCTGGTGATCGTCATCTTCACAGAGGGCGTCGCGGCGCAGACCGACATCATTCCGACCTT
- the mutY gene encoding A/G-specific adenine glycosylase → MLTPFQRALRAWYAKHGRALPWRATRDPYSVWVSEIMCQQTQVGTVIPYYERFMKQFPTVQALADATEPEVLSRWEGLGYYRRARMLHSGAKLVVKTGFPGSAKEWRAVPGVGAYTAGAIASITLGESVPVVDGNVERVFARLTANSDDRAALHRAAWAWASEQVPTDKPGDWNQAVMELGATVCTPARPACESCPVSRWCEAYSVGEPERFPRPKERAQTVLLKDCVVVCVCGERFGLRQIPAGEWWEGMWQFCRGDRPPFDPLVRWDLGMLTHAITKHRITLRAELWKLAKEEEGLQWFDPEALDALPMPAPQRKLLKRALEVLTQR, encoded by the coding sequence GTGCTCACTCCGTTTCAGCGCGCTCTGCGAGCGTGGTACGCCAAGCATGGTCGCGCACTCCCATGGCGAGCCACGCGGGATCCATACTCGGTGTGGGTGAGTGAAATCATGTGCCAGCAGACTCAGGTCGGGACCGTGATTCCGTATTACGAGCGTTTCATGAAGCAGTTTCCGACGGTCCAGGCTCTGGCCGATGCAACTGAGCCCGAAGTGCTCTCGCGCTGGGAGGGTCTGGGCTACTATCGCCGGGCGCGCATGCTGCACTCGGGGGCCAAGCTTGTGGTGAAAACGGGATTTCCCGGTTCAGCCAAGGAGTGGCGGGCGGTGCCCGGGGTGGGTGCCTACACGGCGGGGGCCATTGCCAGCATCACACTGGGAGAGTCGGTGCCGGTGGTGGACGGCAACGTGGAGAGGGTCTTTGCTCGACTCACGGCGAACTCGGACGATCGCGCCGCGCTCCACCGAGCCGCATGGGCGTGGGCGAGCGAGCAGGTTCCAACGGACAAGCCTGGCGACTGGAATCAGGCTGTCATGGAGCTGGGTGCGACGGTTTGCACGCCGGCTCGACCCGCGTGCGAATCGTGCCCCGTCTCTCGCTGGTGTGAGGCCTACTCGGTGGGGGAGCCCGAGCGATTCCCGCGTCCCAAAGAGCGGGCGCAAACTGTTTTGCTCAAAGACTGCGTGGTTGTTTGCGTGTGCGGCGAGAGGTTTGGTTTGCGCCAAATCCCGGCAGGGGAATGGTGGGAGGGAATGTGGCAGTTCTGCCGCGGCGACCGACCGCCTTTCGATCCCCTGGTGCGCTGGGATCTAGGCATGCTGACCCATGCCATCACGAAGCATCGGATCACACTTCGCGCCGAACTGTGGAAACTGGCAAAAGAGGAAGAAGGGCTGCAGTGGTTTGATCCCGAAGCGCTCGACGCTCTCCCCATGCCTGCGCCGCAGCGAAAGCTCCTCAAGCGAGCCTTGGAAGTCCTGACGCAACGGTAA
- the pyrF gene encoding orotidine-5'-phosphate decarboxylase: MICALDNSNLAHCVELVKRVSPWISKYKVGHALTLQHGLSAIDALRAAGAERIFLDLKFHDIPNSVALAVREAAQRDVWMTTVHTTGGSDMMRAAVDAAEGRTHVVGVSVLTSMDPEMLATELGVARSIEDHMLRLSEQAIAAGLSGVVCSPREVKLLRQALGPEAWLVVPGIRAPGGPTHDQVRVGSASESLSDGATYLVMGRALLEAQSPEKALAEFGLLGTV; the protein is encoded by the coding sequence GTGATCTGTGCGCTAGACAACTCGAACTTGGCTCATTGTGTGGAGTTGGTGAAGCGCGTTTCACCCTGGATATCGAAGTACAAGGTGGGTCACGCACTTACGTTGCAGCACGGGCTGAGCGCGATCGATGCGTTGCGCGCCGCCGGAGCAGAGCGGATCTTTCTCGATCTGAAGTTCCACGACATCCCGAACAGTGTTGCGCTCGCCGTGCGCGAAGCTGCCCAAAGGGACGTGTGGATGACCACAGTCCACACAACTGGGGGAAGTGACATGATGCGGGCGGCGGTCGATGCCGCCGAAGGACGCACCCACGTGGTCGGAGTCTCGGTGCTGACCAGTATGGACCCCGAAATGCTGGCGACCGAACTCGGAGTTGCAAGGTCGATTGAAGACCATATGCTGAGGCTCTCCGAGCAAGCCATAGCCGCGGGTCTGAGCGGTGTCGTGTGCTCACCGCGCGAGGTCAAGCTGCTGCGGCAAGCCCTGGGCCCCGAGGCATGGCTGGTCGTGCCGGGGATTCGTGCGCCAGGCGGCCCAACCCACGATCAAGTGCGGGTCGGAAGCGCGTCGGAATCGCTCTCCGACGGGGCGACGTACCTGGTCATGGGTCGCGCGCTCTTGGAAGCACAGAGCCCCGAAAAAGCGCTCGCCGAATTCGGATTGCTCGGGACAGTCTGA
- a CDS encoding aldehyde dehydrogenase family protein, translating into MIHRELLINGVFIGGPCDQSVSKQVVRSPWDGTVIGTAAEASGAEAFAAIACAQQTFPVWRETPIAERQALMHRVSEAIGERRQELAELLCLEVGKPIRWAEGEVERARITFLLSATTQLDSSPLDLSADPRGAQYDGSIRNEPRGVVLAIAPYNWPLNLAAHKLGPALVTGNTVVLKGSNLASLSTLTLARIIHEAGCPPGVLNAVQTMDRDAQRMTDADAVQVISFTGSERVGWSIRERHPDKHVLLELGGNAAAIIAADAALDRVVETLVPSAFGFAGQVCISAQHVFAHRSVYDEVVDRLTEAARQVQVGDPRSTQTLLGPMISGEAAAKALAMVTSSGGEVLAGGRADGNRMEATLVVLPDFAAAQAAQAALATQEVFAPVLTASPFDDLEDALGWINRGHAAIHASLYTQDETLIRLAESVLEVSGLIVNDAPTVRFDSMPYGGERRAGIGREGVAYAMREFTTPRVTLRRK; encoded by the coding sequence ATGATTCATCGTGAGCTCTTGATCAATGGCGTATTCATTGGCGGTCCGTGTGACCAGTCAGTGTCCAAGCAGGTCGTCCGGAGCCCATGGGATGGAACCGTGATCGGTACTGCCGCCGAAGCGAGCGGCGCGGAAGCGTTTGCTGCCATCGCGTGCGCGCAGCAAACCTTCCCCGTATGGCGCGAAACGCCGATTGCCGAGCGTCAAGCCCTGATGCACCGAGTCAGTGAAGCAATCGGCGAGCGACGGCAAGAATTGGCCGAGCTCCTTTGCTTGGAAGTTGGCAAACCCATCCGTTGGGCCGAAGGCGAGGTCGAACGCGCCCGGATCACCTTTCTGCTGTCGGCCACGACGCAGCTTGACTCTTCCCCGTTAGACCTTTCGGCAGACCCTCGCGGCGCGCAGTACGACGGCTCGATTCGGAATGAACCTCGCGGCGTGGTGCTCGCGATCGCGCCCTACAACTGGCCACTCAACTTAGCGGCGCACAAACTCGGCCCGGCGCTGGTCACGGGCAACACCGTCGTCCTGAAAGGGTCAAACTTGGCTTCCCTGAGCACCTTGACGCTGGCGCGGATCATCCACGAAGCGGGCTGCCCACCGGGAGTTTTGAACGCCGTCCAGACGATGGACCGGGACGCCCAGCGCATGACCGATGCCGACGCGGTTCAAGTGATCAGCTTCACTGGGTCTGAGCGGGTTGGCTGGTCGATCCGTGAACGGCATCCGGACAAGCATGTGCTACTCGAACTCGGAGGGAATGCCGCTGCCATCATCGCCGCCGATGCGGCCTTGGATCGCGTCGTTGAGACCTTAGTACCAAGCGCGTTCGGTTTCGCGGGTCAAGTGTGCATCAGCGCGCAGCACGTATTCGCGCATCGATCGGTCTACGATGAAGTCGTAGACCGGCTCACCGAGGCGGCCCGGCAAGTCCAGGTTGGCGATCCTCGCTCAACACAGACGCTGCTTGGGCCGATGATCTCTGGCGAGGCGGCAGCCAAGGCGCTTGCGATGGTCACCTCGTCCGGCGGCGAAGTGCTTGCGGGTGGCAGGGCCGACGGCAATCGCATGGAGGCAACGCTCGTCGTGCTTCCCGACTTTGCTGCTGCGCAAGCGGCGCAAGCGGCGCTCGCAACCCAGGAGGTATTCGCGCCCGTGCTCACGGCCTCGCCATTCGACGACCTGGAGGATGCCCTGGGCTGGATCAATCGGGGCCACGCCGCAATCCACGCATCCCTCTACACCCAGGACGAGACGCTCATCCGCTTAGCCGAGTCGGTCCTGGAGGTGAGTGGTCTGATCGTCAACGACGCTCCAACCGTCCGATTCGACTCGATGCCTTACGGCGGCGAGCGCCGCGCGGGGATCGGGCGTGAGGGGGTTGCCTACGCCATGCGCGAGTTCACGACCCCTCGGGTCACCCTGCGCAGAAAATAA
- the glnA gene encoding type I glutamate--ammonia ligase — protein sequence MTVQEAMHLITDSDVQLIDIRFTDLFGQWQHFTIPTTHFTTDTFEEGLGFDGSSIRGFKSINESDMLLIPDPNTVFIDPFSDFKTAVIICDIEDPITRERYDRDPRYVAKKAEQYLKSTGIADTAFFGPEAEFFLFDKMRYENNPQGASYSLDAEEAFWNSNKEDSLGYTLRPKGGYYPVSPNDKLQDVRSDMMMRMIELGIDVEMHHHEVASAGQCEIDMKFNTLLRMADQIQMYKYVVRNVAQQYGLTATFMPKPIFGDNGSGMHVHMSLWKNGETLMHDEAGYAGLSDVSRWYIGGILKHAPALLALCAPTTNSYRRLVPGYEAPINLVYSSRNRSACVRIPMLSKSPKAKRIEFRAPDPTANPYLAFPACLMAGLDGIQNRIEPPKPLDKDLYELPAEEKAGIPQTPGSLRATLAALADDHEFLLKGDVFTKDLIETYIEYKLKNECDALDLRPHPYEFFMYSDV from the coding sequence ATAGCGACGTCCAGCTCATCGATATCCGATTTACCGACCTCTTCGGGCAATGGCAACATTTCACGATCCCAACGACCCACTTCACGACCGACACTTTCGAAGAGGGACTGGGATTTGACGGCTCTTCGATCCGCGGTTTCAAGTCCATCAATGAATCGGACATGCTGCTGATCCCGGATCCCAATACCGTCTTCATCGATCCATTCAGCGACTTCAAGACTGCGGTCATCATCTGCGACATTGAGGACCCGATCACCCGCGAGCGGTACGACCGAGACCCGCGTTACGTGGCAAAGAAGGCCGAGCAGTACCTGAAGAGCACGGGCATCGCCGATACCGCCTTCTTCGGGCCCGAAGCGGAGTTCTTCCTCTTCGACAAGATGCGCTACGAGAACAACCCGCAAGGGGCATCGTACAGCCTGGATGCCGAAGAGGCGTTTTGGAACAGCAACAAGGAAGACTCGCTGGGCTATACGCTCCGACCGAAGGGCGGCTACTACCCGGTCTCGCCCAACGACAAGCTCCAAGACGTTCGCAGCGACATGATGATGCGCATGATCGAGCTGGGAATCGACGTGGAAATGCACCACCACGAGGTCGCCTCGGCAGGTCAGTGCGAGATTGACATGAAGTTCAATACGCTTCTGCGCATGGCGGATCAAATCCAGATGTACAAGTACGTCGTCCGCAACGTCGCGCAGCAGTACGGGTTGACCGCGACGTTCATGCCGAAGCCGATCTTCGGCGACAACGGCAGCGGAATGCACGTCCACATGTCGCTGTGGAAGAACGGCGAGACGCTCATGCACGACGAAGCAGGTTACGCCGGTCTGTCGGATGTTTCGCGATGGTACATCGGCGGCATCCTCAAGCACGCTCCTGCGCTACTTGCATTGTGCGCCCCGACGACCAACAGCTACCGGCGATTGGTTCCCGGCTACGAAGCTCCGATCAACTTGGTCTATAGCTCGCGAAATCGGTCGGCCTGCGTCCGCATCCCGATGCTTAGCAAGTCGCCAAAGGCAAAGCGCATTGAGTTCCGCGCTCCAGACCCCACAGCCAACCCGTACCTAGCCTTCCCGGCATGCTTGATGGCCGGTCTCGACGGTATTCAAAACCGGATCGAGCCACCCAAGCCGCTGGACAAGGACCTCTACGAGCTCCCGGCAGAGGAGAAGGCCGGCATTCCTCAGACGCCTGGTTCGCTGCGCGCAACGCTGGCCGCGCTCGCCGACGACCATGAGTTCCTGCTCAAGGGCGATGTCTTTACCAAGGACCTGATCGAGACGTACATCGAGTACAAGCTCAAGAATGAGTGCGATGCGCTGGACCTCCGGCCGCATCCATACGAGTTCTTCATGTACTCCGACGTCTAA